Proteins found in one Aquibium microcysteis genomic segment:
- a CDS encoding adenosine kinase: MPTDPTYDVLCIGNAIVDIIARCDEAFLVDNGIIKGAMNLIDAERAELLYARMGPAVEASGGSAGNTAAGVASFGGRAAYFGKVSNDPLGGLFAHDIRAQGVAFDTQPLTGFPPTARSMIFVTPDGERSMNTYLGACVELGPDDVEEEKAQGAKVTYFEGYLWDPPLAKQAIRRTAALAHAAGREVSMTLSDPFCVDRYRDEFLDLMRSGTVDIVFANESEMKSLYQTSSFEAGLEAIRKDCRLAAITRSERGSVIVRGHETVQVDAIEIAELVDTTGAGDLYAAGFLHGYTTGRSLADCGKLGSLAAGIVIQQVGPRPMRSLREAAEQVGLG, from the coding sequence GTGCCAACCGATCCGACCTACGATGTCCTGTGCATCGGCAACGCCATCGTCGACATCATCGCGCGCTGCGACGAGGCCTTCCTCGTCGACAACGGCATCATCAAGGGTGCGATGAACCTGATCGACGCCGAGCGCGCGGAACTCCTCTATGCCCGCATGGGGCCGGCCGTGGAGGCGTCCGGCGGCAGCGCCGGCAACACCGCGGCGGGCGTCGCGAGCTTCGGCGGCCGCGCCGCCTATTTCGGCAAGGTCTCGAACGACCCGCTCGGCGGCCTCTTCGCCCACGACATCCGCGCTCAAGGGGTGGCCTTCGACACGCAGCCGCTGACGGGCTTTCCGCCCACCGCCCGCTCGATGATCTTCGTCACGCCCGACGGCGAGCGCTCCATGAACACCTATCTCGGCGCGTGCGTGGAACTGGGGCCGGACGACGTCGAGGAAGAAAAGGCGCAGGGCGCCAAGGTCACCTATTTCGAGGGCTATCTCTGGGACCCGCCGCTGGCCAAGCAGGCGATCCGCCGTACGGCCGCACTGGCGCACGCCGCCGGGCGCGAGGTGTCGATGACGCTCTCCGACCCCTTCTGCGTCGACCGCTACCGCGACGAATTCCTCGACCTGATGCGCTCGGGCACGGTCGACATCGTCTTCGCCAACGAGAGCGAGATGAAGTCGCTCTACCAGACCTCGTCCTTCGAGGCCGGCCTCGAGGCGATCCGCAAGGACTGCCGGCTCGCCGCCATCACCCGCTCCGAGCGCGGCTCGGTGATCGTGCGCGGGCACGAGACGGTGCAGGTCGACGCCATCGAGATCGCCGAGCTCGTCGACACCACCGGCGCCGGCGACCTCTACGCCGCCGGCTTCCTCCACGGCTACACCACCGGCCGCTCGCTCGCCGACTGCGGCAAGCTCGGCTCGCTGGCGGCCGGCATCGTCATCCAGCAGGTGGGGCCGCGGCCGATGCGGAGTTTGCGCGAGGCGGCGGAGCAGGTGGGGTTGGGGTGA
- the grpE gene encoding nucleotide exchange factor GrpE, protein MSDHPNQERAPDMDAAKPEAGSPATDGQPADAQAGEAAQAADFEAFMRLAKENEELKDKALRLAAEMENLRRRTARDVHDARAYAIANFARDMLTVSDNLQRALAAVPAEAKEKGEAGFAALLEGVEMTERGMLSTLERHGVKKIEPEGERFDPNFHQAMFEVPNPDLPANTVVQVVQTGYVIGERMLRPAMVGVSKGGPKGAPAAEAAPAEDAKG, encoded by the coding sequence ATGAGCGACCATCCGAACCAGGAACGCGCCCCCGACATGGATGCGGCGAAGCCCGAGGCCGGCAGCCCGGCCACCGACGGCCAGCCGGCCGATGCGCAAGCCGGCGAAGCCGCCCAGGCAGCCGATTTCGAAGCCTTCATGCGGCTGGCGAAGGAAAACGAGGAGCTGAAGGACAAGGCGCTCAGGCTTGCCGCCGAGATGGAGAACCTGCGCCGCCGCACCGCCCGCGACGTTCACGACGCCCGCGCCTACGCGATCGCCAACTTCGCCCGCGACATGCTGACCGTCTCCGACAACCTCCAGCGCGCGCTGGCCGCCGTGCCCGCCGAGGCGAAGGAGAAGGGCGAAGCCGGATTCGCGGCGCTGCTCGAAGGCGTCGAGATGACCGAACGCGGCATGCTGTCGACGCTGGAACGCCACGGCGTGAAGAAGATCGAACCCGAGGGCGAGCGCTTCGACCCGAACTTCCACCAGGCGATGTTCGAGGTGCCGAACCCGGATCTGCCGGCCAACACCGTGGTCCAGGTCGTGCAGACCGGCTACGTCATCGGCGAACGCATGCTGCGCCCCGCCATGGTCGGCGTGTCGAAGGGTGGCCCCAAGGGCGCACCGGCCGCCGAAGCTGCTCCGGCGGAAGACGCGAAGGGCTGA
- a CDS encoding delta-class carbonic anhydrase gives MFNTATVRAAAALATSLALISTATAGEVCAGYGPQAPRDISSLAGTNSRVFAAAPAPEAMNLCNIHTHANAEHKGPGFSISAGAGEHGGFRCNDADSLTPAEREKPEHVEHGFHGVEPGDTIEVHWVYSSCDVAPGEGLGACMSETCTNPQLRVESQVFLLVNDARALDFADFAETVRQGDGHHQPKALPRGTGTPVVFAGSTTGPKYTESACSPLQVTWSVRPDCARLDIGSLHAWAAKGNVFKEEHAHGVRQLVTTSELLAPIR, from the coding sequence ATGTTCAACACTGCCACGGTGCGCGCTGCGGCCGCGCTCGCCACCTCGCTCGCCCTGATCTCGACCGCCACAGCGGGCGAAGTCTGTGCCGGTTACGGCCCGCAGGCCCCACGCGACATTTCAAGCCTTGCCGGGACCAATTCTCGCGTCTTCGCCGCCGCACCGGCGCCGGAGGCGATGAACCTCTGCAACATCCACACCCATGCCAATGCCGAGCACAAGGGGCCGGGCTTCTCGATCAGCGCCGGTGCCGGCGAGCATGGCGGCTTCCGCTGCAACGATGCGGACAGCCTGACGCCCGCCGAACGCGAGAAGCCCGAACATGTCGAGCACGGCTTCCACGGCGTGGAGCCCGGCGACACGATCGAGGTCCACTGGGTCTACAGCTCCTGCGACGTCGCGCCCGGCGAGGGCCTCGGCGCCTGCATGAGCGAGACCTGCACCAACCCGCAGCTGCGGGTGGAATCGCAGGTGTTCCTGCTGGTGAACGACGCGCGTGCGCTCGACTTCGCCGATTTCGCCGAAACCGTGCGCCAGGGCGACGGCCACCATCAGCCGAAGGCGCTGCCGCGCGGCACCGGCACGCCGGTCGTCTTCGCCGGCTCCACGACCGGCCCGAAATACACCGAGAGCGCCTGCTCGCCGCTCCAGGTGACCTGGAGCGTCCGCCCCGACTGCGCCCGCCTCGACATCGGCTCGCTGCATGCCTGGGCGGCAAAGGGCAACGTCTTCAAGGAAGAGCACGCCCACGGCGTGCGGCAGCTGGTCACGACCTCCGAACTGCTCGCCCCCATCCGCTGA
- a CDS encoding DUF427 domain-containing protein, producing MMRRGDPVGPGQESVWSYPRPAIAEPSPCHIVIEHGGRRIAETRSAVRTLETSHPPSWYIPPADIAPGVLRRAAGTSLCEWKGTAVYWDVLVGDTVLPRVGWSYPNPTPAFALLRDHVAFYAGPFDRCTVDGETVTPQPGRFYGGWITSRVVGPFKGGPGTMGW from the coding sequence ATGATGCGCCGCGGCGATCCGGTCGGGCCCGGCCAGGAAAGCGTGTGGTCCTATCCGCGCCCGGCCATCGCCGAGCCGAGCCCCTGCCACATCGTCATCGAACATGGCGGGCGACGGATCGCCGAGACCCGGTCGGCCGTGCGGACGCTCGAGACCAGCCACCCGCCATCCTGGTACATCCCGCCGGCCGACATCGCGCCGGGCGTGCTGCGCAGGGCGGCGGGAACCTCGCTCTGCGAATGGAAAGGCACTGCCGTCTACTGGGACGTCCTAGTGGGAGACACCGTGCTGCCCCGGGTCGGCTGGAGCTACCCCAACCCGACGCCGGCCTTCGCGCTCCTGCGCGACCACGTCGCCTTCTATGCCGGGCCCTTCGACCGGTGCACGGTGGACGGCGAAACCGTGACGCCCCAGCCCGGCCGCTTCTACGGCGGATGGATCACCAGCCGGGTCGTCGGCCCGTTCAAGGGCGGGCCGGGGACGATGGGATGGTAG
- a CDS encoding sulfate transporter family protein — MILDAAGRAAGQLLSPAFRTVFFKTLGLTLLALVALWFALTQGFAWLALPVLEGFVPAMPDWAGWLGLIAAIVAGLALALGLALLVAPVSALIAGLFLDDVAELVEKSDYPADPPGRAMPPVQALWLSLKFFAIVILGNLVALLLLLVPGVNLVAFFVVNGYLLGREFFEFAAMRFRDEAEAKALRRRHAGTVFLAGLVIAGFLAIPLVNLLTPLFAAAMMVHLHKAISLRHGAAARMR, encoded by the coding sequence ATGATCCTCGACGCCGCCGGCCGCGCCGCCGGCCAGCTCCTCTCCCCCGCCTTCCGAACCGTCTTCTTCAAGACGCTGGGGCTGACGCTGCTCGCGCTGGTGGCGCTGTGGTTCGCCCTGACGCAGGGCTTCGCCTGGCTCGCCCTGCCGGTGCTGGAAGGCTTCGTGCCCGCGATGCCCGACTGGGCCGGGTGGCTCGGGCTGATCGCCGCCATCGTCGCCGGCCTGGCGCTGGCACTGGGGCTGGCGCTGCTCGTCGCGCCGGTTTCGGCGCTGATCGCCGGCCTGTTCCTCGACGACGTCGCCGAACTGGTCGAGAAGAGCGACTATCCTGCCGATCCGCCCGGCCGCGCCATGCCGCCGGTGCAGGCGCTGTGGCTGTCGCTTAAGTTCTTCGCCATCGTCATCCTCGGCAATCTCGTCGCGCTGCTGCTGCTGCTGGTCCCCGGCGTCAACCTCGTCGCCTTCTTCGTCGTCAACGGCTACCTGCTCGGCCGCGAGTTCTTCGAGTTCGCCGCCATGCGCTTCCGCGACGAGGCGGAGGCCAAGGCCCTGCGGCGGCGGCATGCCGGCACCGTGTTCCTCGCCGGCCTCGTGATCGCCGGTTTCCTGGCGATCCCGCTGGTCAACCTTCTGACGCCGCTGTTCGCGGCCGCCATGATGGTGCATCTGCACAAGGCGATCTCGCTGCGCCACGGCGCCGCCGCGCGCATGCGCTGA
- the rdgB gene encoding RdgB/HAM1 family non-canonical purine NTP pyrophosphatase, whose product MNSLAGRKIVVASHNAGKLREFADLMAPFGIEAKSAKDYGLPEPEETGTTFEENAYLKAFAAAKATGLPAMSDDSGLCVDALDGAPGVYTADWATRPDGTRDFMMAMEKTQSLLAAKGAMEPAQRTGRFVAVLCLCEPDGTAEYFRGEAEGTLVWPPRGSDGFGYDPVFQPHGFEITFGEMTAEEKHGWKPGQETALSHRARAFQKFARAKLGSA is encoded by the coding sequence ATGAATTCTCTCGCAGGGCGGAAGATCGTCGTCGCCAGCCACAATGCCGGCAAGCTGCGCGAATTCGCGGATCTGATGGCGCCCTTCGGCATCGAGGCGAAATCGGCAAAGGACTACGGCCTGCCCGAGCCGGAGGAGACTGGCACGACGTTCGAGGAAAACGCCTACCTCAAGGCCTTCGCTGCGGCGAAGGCGACCGGCCTGCCGGCGATGTCGGACGATTCCGGGCTCTGCGTCGACGCGCTGGACGGCGCGCCGGGGGTCTACACCGCCGACTGGGCGACCCGCCCCGACGGTACGCGCGACTTCATGATGGCGATGGAGAAGACGCAGTCGCTGCTGGCCGCGAAGGGCGCCATGGAGCCCGCGCAGCGGACCGGCCGCTTCGTGGCGGTGCTGTGCCTGTGCGAGCCCGACGGAACGGCCGAATATTTCCGCGGCGAGGCGGAAGGGACGCTGGTCTGGCCGCCGCGCGGCAGCGACGGCTTCGGTTATGATCCCGTTTTCCAGCCGCACGGCTTCGAGATCACCTTCGGCGAGATGACGGCCGAAGAGAAGCATGGCTGGAAACCCGGGCAGGAGACGGCGCTCTCGCACCGCGCCCGCGCCTTCCAGAAGTTCGCCCGGGCGAAGCTGGGGTCGGCATGA
- a CDS encoding thiol-disulfide oxidoreductase DCC family protein — translation MATLTIWFDGSCPLCTREIMLMKRLDRRGAIDFIDVAASSVADCPIDRAELLARFHARENGVLVSGAGAFAAMWRAIPLLRPLGVLARIPLVLAVLERCYVAFLRVRPRLQRLARRSAPA, via the coding sequence ATGGCCACGCTCACCATCTGGTTCGACGGTTCCTGCCCGCTCTGCACGCGCGAGATCATGCTGATGAAGCGCCTCGACCGCCGCGGCGCCATCGACTTCATCGACGTCGCGGCATCCAGCGTCGCGGACTGCCCCATCGACCGCGCCGAACTGCTCGCCCGGTTTCACGCCCGGGAGAACGGCGTGCTCGTGTCGGGCGCCGGCGCCTTCGCAGCCATGTGGCGGGCAATCCCGCTTCTGCGCCCCCTCGGCGTGCTGGCCCGCATCCCGCTCGTGCTGGCCGTGCTGGAGCGCTGCTACGTGGCCTTCCTGCGCGTCCGGCCGCGGCTGCAGCGCCTCGCCCGCCGGTCGGCGCCGGCATGA
- a CDS encoding VOC family protein, with product MTPASILESALYVADLDAAEAFYAEVLGLERIAKVDGRHVFFRCGPGVLLLFQPEATVIPPAPDARLPVPPHGARGRGHLCFSASAGEIDGWKAHLLARGIAVEADFEWPQGGRSIYFRDPSGNSLEFAEPRIWGIA from the coding sequence ATGACGCCAGCGTCGATCCTCGAATCCGCGCTCTACGTGGCCGATCTCGACGCGGCCGAGGCCTTCTACGCCGAGGTCCTGGGACTGGAGCGGATCGCGAAGGTGGACGGGCGTCATGTCTTCTTTCGTTGCGGCCCGGGCGTCCTGCTGCTCTTCCAGCCGGAGGCGACGGTCATTCCGCCGGCGCCGGATGCCAGGCTGCCGGTGCCGCCGCATGGCGCACGCGGCCGGGGCCACCTCTGCTTCTCTGCCTCGGCGGGCGAGATCGACGGCTGGAAGGCGCATCTCCTGGCCCGCGGCATAGCCGTCGAGGCCGATTTCGAATGGCCGCAGGGCGGCCGGTCCATCTATTTCCGCGATCCGTCCGGCAATTCGCTGGAATTCGCCGAACCGCGCATCTGGGGCATCGCATGA
- a CDS encoding trimeric intracellular cation channel family protein, which yields MIPILAFDYAGVAVFAATGALAASRKELDIIGFVFMACVTGTGGGTLRDLILGVPVFWTVNQDYILVCAAVAVIVYFTAHLLESRYKLLLWLDAVGLAAYCVFGAYKGLIVTGSATIAIVMGVMTATFGGIVRDIAAQEPSVLLRPEIYVTAALSGAATFTLLAILGLTMPLAAVLGALAAFAVRGGALWFGWTFPPYRSRPGRRPEDIV from the coding sequence ATGATCCCGATCCTCGCATTCGACTATGCCGGCGTGGCCGTGTTCGCCGCGACCGGCGCGCTGGCGGCCTCGCGCAAGGAGCTCGACATCATCGGCTTCGTCTTCATGGCCTGCGTGACGGGCACCGGCGGCGGCACGCTGCGCGACCTGATCCTCGGCGTGCCGGTGTTCTGGACCGTCAACCAGGACTACATCCTGGTCTGCGCGGCGGTCGCCGTCATCGTCTACTTCACCGCCCATCTGCTGGAGTCGCGCTACAAGCTGCTGCTCTGGCTCGACGCCGTCGGGCTCGCCGCCTACTGCGTCTTCGGCGCCTACAAGGGCCTGATCGTCACCGGCTCGGCCACCATCGCCATCGTCATGGGCGTGATGACCGCGACCTTCGGCGGCATCGTCCGCGACATCGCCGCACAGGAACCCTCGGTGCTGCTGCGCCCCGAAATCTACGTCACCGCCGCGCTCTCCGGCGCCGCCACCTTCACGCTGCTCGCCATCCTCGGCCTGACCATGCCGCTCGCCGCGGTCCTCGGGGCGCTGGCCGCCTTCGCGGTGCGCGGCGGCGCATTGTGGTTCGGCTGGACCTTCCCGCCCTACCGGAGCCGGCCGGGGCGGCGGCCGGAGGACATCGTCTGA
- the hemW gene encoding radical SAM family heme chaperone HemW produces MTVLGFRATPDGGTLLADDRSPGFGIYVHWPFCAAKCPYCDFNSHVRHQPPDQVRFARAFETELASMRAQSGPRTVTSVFLGGGTPSLMEPGTVGTILDAIAANWTVPAGIEVTLEANPSSVEAERFRGYRAAGVNRVSLGVQALNDRDLKFLGRLHNVEEALKAIELARATFPRLSFDLIYARPGQTPEGWEAELRQAIGHAADHLSLYQLTIEEGTPFFALHAAKKFAIPDADLAADLYQLTQEVTAAHGLPAYEISNHARPGAESRHNLTYWRYGEYVGVGPGAHGRFITEGTRTVTMAERHPERWLALVEQQGHGVADGEELTRDQEADEFLLMGLRLVEGLDLVRYAELAGRPLPQDRIAILQQEGLVAPIGNSRLRATPAGMIVLDAVVADLAR; encoded by the coding sequence ATGACGGTGCTGGGCTTTCGTGCCACGCCGGACGGCGGAACGTTGCTCGCGGACGACCGGTCGCCCGGCTTCGGCATCTACGTGCACTGGCCCTTCTGCGCGGCCAAGTGCCCCTATTGCGACTTCAACTCGCATGTCCGCCACCAGCCGCCGGACCAGGTGCGCTTCGCCCGCGCCTTCGAGACCGAACTCGCCTCGATGCGCGCGCAGTCCGGGCCGCGCACGGTCACCAGCGTCTTCCTCGGCGGCGGCACGCCGTCGCTGATGGAGCCCGGAACGGTCGGCACCATCCTCGACGCGATCGCAGCGAACTGGACGGTGCCGGCCGGCATCGAGGTGACGCTGGAGGCCAATCCGTCGTCGGTCGAGGCGGAGCGCTTTCGCGGCTATCGCGCGGCCGGCGTCAACCGCGTCTCGCTCGGCGTCCAGGCGCTGAACGATCGTGACCTCAAGTTCCTCGGTCGGCTGCACAATGTCGAGGAAGCGCTGAAGGCGATCGAGCTTGCCCGCGCGACCTTCCCGCGCCTCTCCTTCGACCTGATCTACGCCCGTCCCGGCCAGACTCCGGAGGGCTGGGAGGCCGAACTGCGCCAGGCGATCGGCCATGCCGCCGACCATCTGTCGCTCTACCAGCTGACCATCGAGGAGGGCACGCCCTTCTTCGCGCTGCATGCCGCCAAAAAGTTCGCCATCCCGGATGCCGATCTCGCGGCCGACCTCTACCAGCTGACGCAGGAGGTGACGGCGGCGCACGGGCTGCCGGCCTACGAGATTTCCAACCACGCCCGGCCGGGAGCGGAGAGCCGCCACAACCTGACCTACTGGCGCTACGGCGAATACGTCGGCGTCGGTCCCGGCGCGCATGGCCGCTTCATCACCGAGGGCACGCGCACCGTCACGATGGCCGAGCGCCATCCCGAGCGCTGGCTGGCGCTGGTCGAGCAGCAGGGACACGGCGTGGCCGACGGCGAGGAACTGACGCGCGACCAGGAGGCCGACGAGTTCCTGCTGATGGGTCTCCGGCTCGTCGAAGGCCTCGACCTCGTGCGCTACGCCGAACTCGCCGGCCGCCCGCTGCCGCAGGACCGCATCGCGATCCTGCAGCAGGAGGGCCTCGTCGCCCCGATCGGCAATTCCCGCCTGCGCGCGACGCCCGCCGGCATGATCGTGCTCGACGCGGTGGTGGCGGACCTGGCGCGGTGA
- the hrcA gene encoding heat-inducible transcriptional repressor HrcA: MTKPITDPTLQSLDVRSREIFRLIADSYMRDGEPVGSRNLARLLPSSLSPATVRNVMSDLEHLGLIYSPHVSAGRLPTQKGLRFFVDAFMEIGDLSEEERRSIDAQVRASGRGASLEHMLTEASTMLSGMSRGAGVVLAGKTETALKHIEFIQLEPDKALAVLVSHSGDVENRVIDLPAGVTLSQLHEASNYLNAHIRGRTLAEARAEIARLREETRQALDSLSQDLVEKGLAVWGGTETGTPSRLIVRGRANLLENVTAQADIEMLKHLFEDLETKEGLIQLLELAEQGPGVRIFIGSENKLFSLSGSSLVVAPYRDKDARVIGALGVIGPTRLNYARIVPMVDYTAQMISRMLG; encoded by the coding sequence ATGACGAAGCCGATCACCGACCCGACCCTTCAGTCCCTCGACGTCCGTTCCCGCGAGATCTTCAGGCTCATCGCCGATTCCTACATGCGCGACGGCGAGCCGGTGGGCTCGCGCAACCTCGCCCGCCTGCTACCCTCGTCGCTGTCGCCGGCCACGGTGCGCAACGTGATGAGCGACCTCGAGCATCTCGGCCTGATCTATTCGCCGCACGTGTCGGCCGGCCGGCTGCCGACGCAGAAGGGGCTGCGCTTCTTCGTGGACGCCTTCATGGAGATCGGCGACCTGTCGGAAGAGGAGCGCCGCAGCATCGACGCGCAGGTCAGGGCCTCGGGCCGCGGCGCCTCGCTGGAGCACATGCTGACCGAGGCGAGCACCATGCTGTCGGGCATGTCGCGCGGCGCGGGCGTCGTGCTCGCCGGCAAGACGGAGACGGCGCTGAAGCACATCGAGTTCATCCAGCTCGAGCCGGACAAGGCGCTGGCGGTTCTGGTGTCGCATTCGGGCGATGTCGAGAACCGCGTCATCGACCTGCCGGCCGGCGTCACGCTCTCGCAGCTGCACGAGGCCTCCAACTACCTGAACGCCCATATCCGCGGCCGGACGCTGGCCGAGGCGCGTGCCGAGATCGCCCGGCTGCGCGAGGAGACCCGCCAGGCACTCGACAGCCTGTCGCAGGACCTCGTCGAGAAGGGCCTCGCCGTCTGGGGCGGCACCGAGACCGGGACGCCGTCGCGCCTCATCGTGCGCGGCCGCGCCAACCTGCTCGAGAACGTCACCGCGCAGGCCGACATCGAGATGCTCAAGCACCTTTTCGAGGATCTCGAGACCAAGGAGGGCCTGATCCAGCTGCTCGAACTCGCCGAGCAGGGGCCGGGCGTGCGCATCTTCATCGGCTCCGAGAACAAGCTCTTTTCCCTGTCGGGCTCCTCTCTGGTCGTCGCCCCCTACCGCGACAAGGACGCACGCGTCATCGGCGCGCTCGGCGTCATCGGCCCGACGCGGCTCAACTATGCCCGCATCGTGCCGATGGTCGACTACACCGCCCAGATGATCTCGCGGATGCTTGGGTGA
- the rph gene encoding ribonuclease PH gives MRPSKRQPDEMRAVSFERGVSKHAEGSCLVKFGDTHVLCTASLEERVPPWLRNSGKGWVTAEYGMLPRATGDRMRREASAGKQGGRTLEIQRLIGRSLRAVVDLEALGEVQITVDCDVIQADGGTRTASITGGFVALYDCLAWMEARKMLTVSKVLKDHVAAISCGIHGGTCVIDLDYVEDSSAGADANFVMTGKGGIVEIQGTAEGDAFSEAQFAELMALARKGIARLVDLQKMAVA, from the coding sequence ATGCGTCCTTCCAAGCGCCAGCCAGACGAGATGCGCGCCGTCAGCTTCGAACGCGGCGTCTCCAAGCATGCCGAGGGCTCCTGCCTCGTCAAGTTCGGCGACACGCACGTGCTCTGCACGGCAAGCCTCGAGGAGCGCGTGCCGCCATGGCTGCGCAACAGCGGCAAGGGCTGGGTGACGGCCGAATACGGCATGCTGCCGCGCGCCACCGGCGACCGGATGCGCCGCGAAGCCTCCGCCGGCAAGCAGGGCGGCCGCACCCTGGAGATCCAGCGGCTGATCGGCCGCTCGCTGCGCGCGGTCGTCGATCTGGAAGCGCTGGGCGAGGTGCAGATCACGGTCGACTGCGACGTGATCCAGGCCGACGGCGGCACGCGCACGGCCTCCATCACAGGCGGCTTCGTCGCGCTCTACGACTGCCTGGCCTGGATGGAAGCGCGCAAGATGCTGACGGTGAGCAAGGTGCTCAAGGACCACGTCGCGGCGATCTCCTGCGGCATCCATGGCGGCACCTGCGTTATCGACCTCGACTATGTCGAAGATTCGTCCGCCGGCGCCGACGCCAACTTCGTCATGACCGGCAAGGGCGGCATCGTCGAGATCCAGGGCACGGCCGAGGGCGACGCCTTCTCGGAGGCGCAGTTCGCCGAGCTGATGGCACTGGCCAGGAAAGGCATCGCGCGCCTCGTCGACCTGCAGAAGATGGCGGTCGCCTGA
- the rsmI gene encoding 16S rRNA (cytidine(1402)-2'-O)-methyltransferase — translation MTEPRHPTFLVHQTAIPARPLEPALYLVATPIGNLGDVTLRALETLAAVDVVACEDTRVSRVLLDRYGIRQKLTAYHEHNAQAAGPRLLADLADGKAVALISDAGTPLVSDPGYRLVGEAIAAGHRVVPIPGASAVLAALTASGLPSDAFFFAGFLPVKDGQRRTRLEAVKAVPGTLIFYESPNRVADSLAAMRDVLGGEREAAVGRELTKTFEEMRRGSLVALADHYEAAPTPKGEIVVCVAPPGEAGEDSPEDVDRLLLSLAAEMPTSKAAGEAARMTGQPKQALYRRLLELKEEGGAG, via the coding sequence GTGACAGAGCCGCGCCATCCCACCTTCCTCGTCCACCAGACCGCCATCCCCGCCCGTCCGCTGGAGCCGGCGCTCTATCTCGTGGCGACGCCGATCGGCAATCTGGGCGACGTCACGCTTCGGGCGCTGGAGACGCTGGCGGCCGTCGACGTCGTCGCCTGCGAGGACACCCGCGTCAGCCGCGTGCTGCTGGATCGCTACGGCATCCGCCAGAAGCTGACCGCCTATCACGAGCACAATGCGCAGGCGGCGGGGCCGCGGCTGCTGGCCGATCTCGCCGATGGAAAGGCGGTGGCGCTGATCTCCGACGCCGGCACGCCGCTGGTCTCCGATCCCGGCTACCGGCTGGTCGGCGAGGCGATCGCCGCAGGCCACCGCGTCGTGCCGATCCCCGGCGCCTCGGCGGTGCTCGCGGCGCTGACGGCGAGCGGCCTGCCGTCCGACGCCTTCTTCTTCGCGGGCTTCCTGCCGGTGAAGGACGGGCAGCGGCGCACGCGGCTCGAGGCGGTGAAGGCGGTGCCGGGCACGCTGATCTTCTACGAATCGCCGAACCGGGTGGCCGACAGCCTCGCCGCCATGCGCGACGTGCTGGGCGGCGAGCGCGAGGCCGCCGTCGGCCGCGAACTGACCAAGACCTTCGAGGAGATGCGGCGCGGCAGCCTCGTCGCGCTGGCAGACCATTACGAGGCGGCGCCGACGCCGAAGGGCGAGATCGTCGTCTGCGTCGCGCCGCCCGGCGAAGCGGGGGAGGACTCGCCGGAGGACGTCGACCGGCTGCTCCTGTCGCTCGCCGCCGAGATGCCGACGTCGAAGGCCGCGGGCGAAGCCGCCCGCATGACTGGCCAGCCCAAGCAGGCGCTCTACCGGCGGCTTCTGGAGCTGAAGGAGGAGGGCGGTGCCGGCTGA
- a CDS encoding type II toxin-antitoxin system VapC family toxin, with translation MNYLLDTNVLSESSRPQPSPDVMRWLAELDEDRGFVSVITVAELRRGALILAPGRRRDSLMSWIDGELRDRFAGRIIPVDAEVADRWSDIMVARRSEGRGLGVMDGFLAATALVRGLTVVTRNIRDFAFLGDRVVNPWGTP, from the coding sequence TTGAACTATCTGCTGGACACCAACGTCCTGTCGGAATCATCTCGGCCGCAGCCGTCGCCCGACGTCATGCGATGGCTTGCCGAGCTGGACGAGGACCGCGGCTTCGTAAGCGTCATCACGGTCGCCGAACTGCGTCGCGGAGCGTTGATTCTCGCGCCGGGACGTCGCCGCGACTCGCTCATGTCCTGGATCGACGGGGAACTGCGGGACCGGTTCGCGGGCCGGATCATTCCCGTCGACGCCGAGGTGGCCGATCGCTGGTCCGATATCATGGTTGCCCGCCGTTCCGAAGGCCGTGGGCTCGGCGTCATGGACGGGTTCCTGGCAGCGACGGCGCTCGTTCGCGGTTTGACGGTCGTGACGAGAAACATCCGTGATTTCGCCTTTCTGGGGGACCGTGTCGTCAACCCGTGGGGAACCCCGTGA
- a CDS encoding type II toxin-antitoxin system Phd/YefM family antitoxin yields the protein MSKSANKDLDVWTLANAKARLSEVVDRAQDVPQMVTRNGRPAVVIVSAEEWKRKTDRKGNLAEFLLASPLRGLDLDVERVDEPPRELDL from the coding sequence GTGAGCAAGTCTGCGAACAAGGATCTGGACGTCTGGACGCTGGCCAATGCCAAGGCCCGCCTGTCGGAAGTCGTGGATCGCGCGCAGGACGTTCCACAGATGGTCACCCGGAACGGCAGACCCGCGGTGGTGATCGTCTCGGCCGAAGAATGGAAGCGGAAGACGGACCGGAAGGGCAACCTGGCCGAGTTCCTTCTTGCCTCGCCGCTCCGGGGGCTCGATCTCGACGTCGAGCGCGTGGACGAACCGCCTCGCGAACTCGACCTTTGA